The Deltaproteobacteria bacterium genome has a window encoding:
- a CDS encoding formate--tetrahydrofolate ligase — MPTDRQRTGPRPLAELAAGLGLAPAEWRPFGWDAAKVDPALLGGPRRRPGAGRLVLVSAITPTPAGEGKTTTSIGLANGLARLGESVCLALREPSLGPVFGMKGGGTGGGCSQLVPSERINLHFTGDFHAITAAHNLLAALLDNHVYWGNALRIDPRRVLWRRVVDCNDRALRNVIVGLGGATQGVPRETGYDITAASEVMAALCLAEGEADLRARLERLLVAFTYDGEPVTAAKLGAAGSMLVLLHDALWPNLVQTQEGVPALVHGGPFANIAHGCNSVVATRLALQLADWAVTEAGFGFDLGAEKFFDIKCRSAGLDTAAVVLVATVRALKLHGGVALRDLSTSDAAAVRRGLPNLDKHVENIRHFGEQPIVALNRFGGDADEEVAVVAERCERLGVPFAATDHFVRGGEGAEALARVVREHAAAHGTPFEPLYRLEEPLPDNVLAVARKMYGANGVVFTREAERDLREIRRLGYESLPVCVAKTQASLSDDPARRGRPADFDVTVRAIQINAGAGFLVVLTGDILRMPGLPRRPLAEAIDLRDGSIVGVH, encoded by the coding sequence GTGCCGACCGATCGCCAGCGCACCGGACCGCGGCCGCTCGCCGAGCTCGCTGCAGGACTCGGCCTCGCGCCCGCGGAGTGGCGGCCGTTCGGCTGGGATGCGGCGAAGGTCGATCCGGCGCTCCTGGGCGGGCCGCGCCGGCGGCCGGGCGCGGGGCGCCTGGTGCTGGTCTCGGCGATCACGCCGACACCCGCCGGCGAGGGCAAGACGACGACCAGCATCGGCCTCGCGAACGGCCTGGCGCGGCTCGGCGAGTCGGTGTGCCTGGCGCTCCGCGAGCCCTCGCTCGGCCCCGTCTTCGGCATGAAGGGTGGGGGCACGGGTGGCGGGTGCAGCCAGCTCGTGCCGAGCGAGCGCATCAATCTCCACTTCACGGGCGACTTCCACGCGATCACGGCGGCGCACAACCTGCTCGCCGCGCTGCTCGACAACCACGTGTACTGGGGCAACGCCCTGCGCATCGATCCGCGCCGCGTGCTGTGGCGGCGCGTCGTCGACTGCAACGACCGCGCGCTGCGCAACGTGATCGTGGGCCTCGGCGGCGCGACCCAGGGCGTTCCCCGCGAGACCGGCTACGACATCACGGCGGCATCGGAAGTGATGGCGGCGCTGTGCCTGGCGGAGGGCGAGGCCGACCTGCGCGCGCGGCTCGAGCGCCTGCTCGTGGCCTTCACCTACGACGGCGAGCCGGTGACGGCCGCGAAGCTCGGAGCAGCCGGATCGATGCTGGTGCTCCTCCACGATGCCCTCTGGCCGAATCTCGTCCAGACGCAGGAGGGTGTGCCGGCGCTCGTACACGGCGGTCCGTTCGCGAACATCGCCCACGGCTGCAACTCGGTGGTGGCGACACGCCTGGCGCTGCAGCTCGCCGACTGGGCCGTCACCGAGGCCGGCTTCGGCTTCGACCTCGGCGCCGAGAAGTTCTTCGACATCAAGTGCCGATCCGCCGGTCTCGACACCGCCGCGGTCGTGCTGGTGGCGACCGTGCGCGCGCTCAAGCTCCATGGCGGGGTGGCGCTGCGCGATCTCTCGACGAGCGACGCGGCGGCCGTCCGGCGCGGGCTGCCGAACCTCGACAAGCACGTCGAGAACATCCGCCACTTCGGCGAGCAGCCGATCGTGGCCTTGAACCGCTTCGGCGGCGATGCCGACGAGGAGGTCGCGGTCGTCGCCGAGCGCTGCGAGCGGCTCGGCGTCCCCTTCGCGGCCACCGACCACTTCGTGCGTGGCGGGGAGGGCGCCGAGGCGCTGGCGCGCGTCGTGCGCGAGCACGCCGCCGCACACGGAACGCCCTTCGAGCCTCTCTACCGGCTCGAGGAGCCGCTCCCGGACAACGTGCTGGCCGTCGCACGCAAGATGTATGGGGCGAACGGGGTGGTCTTCACGCGCGAGGCGGAGCGCGACCTGCGCGAGATCCGCCGGCTCGGCTACGAGTCCCTGCCCGTGTGCGTCGCCAAGACCCAGGCCTCGCTCTCCGACGACCCCGCCCGGCGCGGCCGCCCCGCGGACTTCGACGTCACCGTGCGCGCGATCCAGATCAACGCGGGCGCCGGCTTCCTGGTCGTGCTGACCGGCGACATCCTGCGGATGCCGGGCCTGCCGCGCCGGCCCCTCGCAGAGGCGATCGACCTGCGCGATGGCTCGATCGTCGGGGTGCACTAG
- a CDS encoding AAA family ATPase, with protein MATAKTDKSEAKNKGKNDARGTRSTWDLVRRAIACECVRHVYLHGPPGIGKTHFAIHEGHRGAEPVYVVTLTQEMPASELRGHWTPRGSELVWMDGPVVRAMREGGLLVLNELLHASDDALSFLHPVLERPETASITLPTSETVGPAPGFRVIVTDNQPPTELPPALRDRFDVSFEIDEPHPSALAALSPLLREAARRAVALDEERRVSVRPFLVLDVLRHALGLEDACMAVFGRQRGTQIHDALLLAMAQQKLDL; from the coding sequence ATGGCCACGGCGAAGACCGACAAGAGCGAGGCGAAGAACAAGGGCAAGAACGATGCGCGGGGCACACGTTCGACCTGGGACCTGGTTCGGCGCGCGATCGCCTGCGAGTGCGTGCGGCACGTCTACCTGCACGGACCGCCCGGCATCGGCAAGACCCACTTCGCGATCCACGAAGGACACCGTGGCGCCGAGCCCGTCTACGTGGTGACGCTCACCCAGGAGATGCCCGCGAGCGAGCTGCGCGGCCACTGGACGCCGCGAGGAAGCGAGCTCGTGTGGATGGACGGCCCTGTCGTCCGCGCCATGCGCGAAGGCGGGCTGCTCGTGCTGAACGAGCTGCTCCACGCAAGCGACGATGCGCTCTCCTTCCTGCACCCGGTACTCGAACGCCCGGAGACCGCATCCATCACGCTCCCGACGAGCGAGACCGTCGGGCCTGCACCCGGGTTTCGCGTGATCGTGACCGACAACCAACCCCCGACGGAGCTCCCGCCGGCCTTGCGCGATCGCTTCGATGTCAGCTTCGAGATCGACGAGCCACACCCCTCCGCCCTCGCTGCGCTCTCCCCCCTGCTGCGCGAGGCGGCGCGGCGCGCGGTTGCCCTCGACGAGGAGCGCCGGGTCAGCGTGCGCCCCTTCCTGGTCCTCGACGTCCTGCGACACGCGCTCGGCCTCGAGGACGCGTGCATGGCGGTGTTCGGCCGCCAGCGGGGGACGCAGATCCACGATGCCCTCCTGCTTGCGATGGCGCAGCAGAAGCTCGATCTGTGA
- a CDS encoding nuclear transport factor 2 family protein — protein sequence MTRIRTGTRGWLVAWGLLALASASCAGARAGRSTDAAAEIARLPVAFAWAVDGKDIDALMALLSEDVVYDLSAYGFPPTIGQAAVRQLFLTGVFPFVRCSTMVLANFRVEVAGEHATGADYFVHFGYDPRGAPPGTRSHTEGRHFYEFVREGNAWRIARIRGEPRFERREPYRPAELRACGTGARTGSTTTPEG from the coding sequence ATGACTCGGATCCGGACCGGCACGCGAGGGTGGCTCGTCGCGTGGGGCCTGCTCGCGCTCGCCAGCGCGAGCTGCGCCGGCGCGCGCGCGGGCCGATCCACCGACGCCGCGGCCGAGATCGCGCGCCTGCCCGTCGCCTTCGCGTGGGCCGTGGACGGCAAGGACATCGACGCGCTGATGGCGCTCCTGAGCGAGGACGTGGTCTACGACCTCTCCGCCTACGGCTTCCCGCCGACGATCGGCCAGGCCGCGGTGCGCCAGCTCTTCCTCACGGGCGTCTTCCCCTTCGTACGCTGCTCGACGATGGTGCTCGCGAACTTCCGCGTCGAGGTCGCGGGCGAGCACGCCACCGGCGCCGACTACTTCGTCCACTTCGGCTACGACCCCCGCGGCGCGCCGCCCGGCACCCGCAGCCACACCGAGGGACGGCACTTCTACGAGTTCGTGCGCGAGGGCAACGCCTGGCGCATCGCTCGCATCCGCGGGGAGCCCCGCTTCGAGCGCCGCGAGCCCTACCGCCCGGCCGAGCTGCGGGCCTGCGGCACCGGCGCGCGGACCGGATCGACCACCACCCCCGAGGGGTGA
- a CDS encoding helix-turn-helix domain-containing protein, translated as MRPAAAPRSRSDPSRAEYRALAELRYRIRRFLHFSEAAAREAGLEPQQHQLLLAIKGLPDDRLATIGVLAERLQLRHHSANELLRRAEQRGLISTRRADEDRRQVLVSLTRKGELALHELSLAHLAELRSEARALVEGLEQLLGAGGRR; from the coding sequence ATGCGTCCGGCGGCCGCCCCGCGTTCCCGATCCGACCCGAGCCGGGCCGAGTACCGCGCCCTCGCGGAGCTACGCTACCGGATCCGGCGCTTCCTCCACTTCAGCGAGGCCGCGGCGCGCGAGGCCGGGCTCGAGCCGCAGCAGCACCAGCTCCTGCTGGCGATCAAGGGGCTGCCCGACGACCGGCTGGCCACGATCGGCGTGCTGGCGGAGCGGCTGCAGCTCCGCCACCACTCGGCCAACGAGCTGCTGCGCCGGGCCGAGCAGCGCGGGCTGATCTCGACCCGGCGCGCCGACGAGGACCGGCGCCAGGTCCTCGTGAGCCTCACCCGGAAGGGGGAGCTCGCGCTCCACGAGCTCTCGCTCGCCCACCTGGCCGAGCTGCGCTCCGAGGCGCGGGCACTGGTCGAAGGGCTCGAGCAGCTCCTCGGCGCGGGGGGGCGGCGGTGA
- a CDS encoding chloride channel protein: MIDGDETAHRAAAGTETLGDFIASPRILVLALLAIPVGLVGALLAYLLLALIGLFTHLFFFGRIGFELVSPADAPSRLSILLVPALGGLLVGFMARYGSERIRGHGIPEAIEAILIHRSRVEPKVAVLKPLSSAIAIGSGGPFGAEGPIIMTGGAVGSMISQFLHLTSVERKTLLVAGAAAGMAATFDAPVAAVLLAVELLLFEWRPRSLVPVAVSAICATMLRHVILGVGPLFPVAAHPANIGALTLLACAPVGLLAGGLSTLLTQGVYLTEDLFEKLPIHWMWWPAIGGLFVGLGGLVFPHALGVGYDTLRDLLNGDMATEVILGVLVVKALIWTIALGSGTSGGVLAPLLMMGAALGGVEAMVLPDMGPGFWPLVSMGAILGGTMRVPFTAIVFTLELTHDLPALLPLLVAVTTAYTSTVMLMKRSILTEKLSRRGHHLSREYAVDPLEGLFARQVMRTNVTVLPASTPLVDLGRSLNAGGRRGFQGLYPVTGDDGRMLGIVTRHDLEALLAQGPQGATTLRGILRANPVVAHPDEPLRTVVYRMAETGRTRMPVVERDDPARLVGVIALRDLLGARVRALEEERTRERTLRVRTFIPRASQLFGARRSRTAPGSAPVEPGPAGEVRDVGR; the protein is encoded by the coding sequence GTGATCGACGGCGACGAGACGGCGCACCGCGCCGCCGCGGGCACCGAGACGCTCGGCGACTTCATCGCGAGCCCGCGCATCCTGGTCCTGGCGCTCCTGGCGATCCCCGTCGGCCTGGTCGGCGCGTTGCTCGCCTACCTGCTGCTCGCCCTGATCGGGCTCTTCACCCATCTCTTCTTCTTCGGCCGCATCGGCTTCGAGCTGGTCTCGCCCGCCGACGCGCCGTCCCGCCTCTCGATCCTGCTCGTGCCCGCCCTCGGCGGGCTGCTGGTCGGCTTCATGGCCCGCTACGGGAGCGAGCGGATCCGCGGCCACGGGATCCCCGAGGCGATCGAGGCGATCCTGATCCACCGCAGCCGGGTGGAGCCGAAGGTCGCGGTCCTGAAGCCGCTCTCGAGCGCGATCGCGATCGGGTCGGGCGGCCCCTTCGGAGCCGAGGGGCCGATCATCATGACCGGCGGCGCGGTCGGCTCGATGATCAGCCAGTTCCTGCACCTGACCAGCGTCGAGCGCAAGACGCTGCTCGTGGCCGGCGCAGCGGCCGGCATGGCGGCCACCTTCGATGCGCCGGTCGCCGCGGTCCTGCTCGCGGTCGAGCTGCTCCTCTTCGAATGGCGCCCGCGCTCGCTGGTCCCGGTCGCGGTGTCGGCGATCTGCGCCACGATGCTGCGCCACGTGATCCTCGGGGTCGGGCCGCTCTTCCCGGTGGCGGCGCATCCCGCGAACATCGGTGCACTCACCCTGCTCGCCTGCGCGCCGGTCGGGCTGCTGGCGGGCGGGCTCTCGACGCTCCTGACCCAGGGCGTCTACCTGACCGAGGACCTCTTCGAGAAGCTCCCGATCCACTGGATGTGGTGGCCGGCGATCGGCGGGCTCTTCGTGGGGCTCGGCGGCCTCGTCTTCCCGCACGCGCTCGGCGTCGGCTACGACACGCTGCGCGATCTCCTGAACGGCGACATGGCGACCGAGGTGATCCTCGGCGTGCTGGTCGTGAAGGCCCTGATCTGGACGATCGCGCTCGGCTCCGGCACCTCGGGCGGCGTCCTGGCTCCGCTCCTCATGATGGGCGCCGCGCTCGGCGGGGTGGAGGCCATGGTGCTGCCCGACATGGGACCAGGCTTCTGGCCGCTCGTCAGCATGGGCGCGATCCTGGGCGGCACGATGCGGGTGCCGTTCACCGCCATCGTCTTCACCCTGGAGCTGACCCACGACCTGCCCGCGCTGCTCCCGCTGCTCGTCGCGGTGACCACCGCCTACACCTCGACCGTGATGCTGATGAAGCGCTCGATCCTCACGGAGAAGCTCTCGCGCCGCGGCCACCACCTCTCGCGCGAGTACGCCGTCGATCCGCTGGAGGGGCTCTTCGCGCGGCAGGTGATGCGCACGAACGTCACCGTGCTGCCGGCCTCCACGCCGCTCGTGGATCTGGGTCGCTCGCTGAACGCCGGCGGCCGGCGGGGCTTCCAGGGTCTCTACCCGGTGACGGGCGACGACGGGCGGATGCTCGGGATCGTGACCCGTCACGACCTGGAGGCGCTCCTGGCCCAGGGCCCACAGGGCGCGACGACCCTGCGCGGCATCCTGCGGGCGAACCCGGTGGTCGCCCATCCCGACGAGCCGCTGCGCACCGTCGTCTACCGGATGGCGGAGACCGGGCGGACCCGCATGCCGGTCGTCGAGCGGGACGATCCGGCGCGTCTGGTCGGGGTCATCGCGCTGCGCGACCTGCTCGGCGCCCGCGTGCGCGCGCTCGAGGAGGAGCGCACGAGGGAGCGGACCCTGCGCGTCCGCACCTTCATCCCGCGTGCCTCGCAGCTCTTCGGTGCGCGCCGCAGCCGGACGGCGCCGGGCTCCGCCCCCGTGGAGCCCGGACCCGCGGGCGAGGTGCGCGACGTGGGGCGGTGA
- a CDS encoding CBS domain-containing protein produces MRLVKHVLDRKGRDVHCVGPDATVFEALQKMAEHDVGALVVVDPRGTLVGIVSERDYARKVILKGRVSKDTPVCEIMATGVVCVSPDHSEQTCMALMTKHRIRHIPVIDEGRLAGIVSIGDVVSTIIEDQQLTIEQLEHYISGSR; encoded by the coding sequence ATGCGCCTCGTCAAGCACGTCCTCGATCGCAAGGGCCGAGACGTCCACTGCGTCGGCCCCGACGCCACCGTCTTCGAGGCGCTCCAGAAGATGGCGGAGCACGACGTCGGCGCCCTCGTCGTCGTCGACCCGCGGGGCACGCTCGTCGGCATCGTGTCCGAGCGCGACTACGCCCGCAAGGTGATCCTGAAGGGACGCGTCTCGAAGGACACGCCGGTCTGCGAGATCATGGCGACGGGTGTGGTCTGCGTGAGCCCGGACCACTCCGAGCAGACCTGCATGGCACTCATGACGAAGCACCGCATCCGCCACATCCCGGTGATCGACGAGGGCCGGCTGGCCGGGATCGTCTCGATCGGGGACGTGGTCTCGACGATCATCGAGGACCAGCAGCTCACCATCGAGCAGCTCGAGCACTACATCAGCGGAAGCCGCTGA
- a CDS encoding LLM class flavin-dependent oxidoreductase, with product MAKPVRFGVTLPQIKRSWQEARDTALEADALGYDSLWVCDHLYGVPAPQLPIFEAWSELAAVAAITRRARLGTLVTPPFFRNPALLAKQIATIDHVAGGGRVVAGLGAGWFQPEFEGTGSPFPGLRERLRALDETVRILKGLWTQERFSFEGRHFRVKDAVCEPKPLRPPEILIGGGGERVLMGIAARHADIWNNMAVFQAQLGPKVEALRRRCDELQRDFDEITLSQQCVVVLAEDQASARAALEKAAKVYGGHMGAALAEHGIWGDPEGVIERIERHRRLGVSLFVIEFFGRDTRVPARLFAEKVMPAFA from the coding sequence ATGGCGAAGCCGGTCCGATTCGGGGTCACCCTGCCGCAGATCAAGAGGAGCTGGCAGGAGGCCCGCGACACGGCCCTGGAGGCCGACGCGCTCGGCTACGACTCGCTCTGGGTCTGCGACCACCTCTACGGGGTGCCGGCGCCCCAGCTCCCGATCTTCGAGGCCTGGAGCGAGCTCGCCGCCGTCGCCGCCATCACCCGGCGGGCCCGGCTCGGCACGCTCGTCACCCCGCCCTTCTTCCGCAACCCCGCGCTCCTCGCCAAGCAGATCGCGACGATCGACCACGTCGCCGGGGGCGGCCGCGTCGTCGCCGGGCTCGGCGCGGGCTGGTTCCAGCCCGAGTTCGAGGGCACGGGCTCGCCGTTCCCGGGCCTGCGCGAGCGCCTGCGCGCGCTCGACGAGACCGTACGGATCCTGAAGGGCCTGTGGACGCAGGAGCGCTTCTCCTTCGAAGGGCGTCACTTCCGGGTGAAGGACGCCGTCTGCGAGCCCAAGCCGCTGCGCCCGCCCGAGATCCTGATCGGGGGTGGGGGTGAGCGCGTGCTGATGGGCATCGCCGCGCGGCACGCCGACATCTGGAACAACATGGCGGTCTTCCAGGCCCAGCTCGGCCCGAAGGTGGAGGCGCTCCGGCGCCGCTGCGACGAGCTGCAGCGCGACTTCGACGAGATCACGCTGTCGCAGCAGTGCGTCGTCGTGCTCGCGGAGGACCAGGCCTCCGCCCGCGCGGCGCTCGAGAAGGCCGCCAAGGTCTACGGCGGCCACATGGGAGCGGCGCTCGCGGAGCACGGCATCTGGGGCGACCCGGAGGGCGTGATCGAGCGCATCGAGCGCCACCGCCGGCTCGGTGTCAGCCTCTTCGTCATCGAGTTCTTCGGGCGCGACACCCGGGTGCCGGCGCGGCTCTTCGCCGAGAAGGTGATGCCGGCCTTCGCCTGA
- a CDS encoding NAD(P)/FAD-dependent oxidoreductase, with translation MTRTAATAHPSTDRAGLRFLVIGAGMSGILSAIKLREAGYHDFEIYEKTDRLGGTWRENTYAGVGCDVPSHLYSYSFALNPDWSHRFSPGGEIQTYFEDVARRYGVDRVIRYGQEVRRCAFENGRWHIELSDGSRDVGDVVIAATGVLHHPAYPDIPGLDSFAGVSFHTARWNHAVPLAGQRVGIIGTGSTAVQIVPSVIGDVAKLSLFQRTAQWVVPQDNPAYTEDEKAAFRRHPETMKQLRADISRMFADMFSNAVVDASSPQLQAIHAACVANLESQVRDPVLREKLRPDYRAGCKRLVMSADFYQAIQRPNAELVTEGIERIEPSGVRTRDGRLHELDVLILATGFRVDRFMRPMEVVGRDGLALEEAWRKGPIAYMAISIPDFPNLFMLNGPNGPVGNFSLIEVAELQLGYALQLVDRIRAGECREVSASREATERFDAERRQATRKTIWASGCRSWYLDAEGVPAVWPWSFDRLREEMATPRIADFELR, from the coding sequence ATGACCCGAACCGCAGCGACCGCCCACCCGAGCACCGATCGTGCGGGACTCCGCTTCCTCGTGATCGGGGCGGGCATGTCCGGGATCCTGAGCGCCATCAAGCTGCGCGAGGCCGGCTACCACGACTTCGAGATCTACGAGAAGACCGATCGTCTCGGCGGGACCTGGCGGGAGAACACCTACGCAGGCGTCGGCTGCGACGTGCCCTCGCACCTCTACAGCTACTCCTTCGCGCTGAACCCCGACTGGAGCCATCGCTTCTCGCCGGGGGGAGAGATCCAGACCTACTTCGAGGACGTCGCGCGCCGCTACGGCGTGGACCGGGTCATCCGCTACGGCCAGGAGGTGCGCCGCTGCGCCTTCGAGAACGGCCGCTGGCACATCGAGCTCTCCGACGGCTCGCGCGACGTGGGCGACGTCGTGATCGCGGCCACGGGTGTCCTCCACCATCCCGCCTACCCCGACATCCCCGGCCTCGACTCCTTCGCCGGCGTCTCCTTCCACACGGCACGCTGGAACCACGCCGTTCCGCTCGCGGGCCAGCGCGTCGGGATCATCGGAACCGGATCGACCGCGGTGCAGATCGTCCCGTCGGTGATCGGCGACGTGGCGAAGCTCTCGCTCTTCCAGCGCACCGCACAGTGGGTCGTGCCCCAGGACAACCCGGCCTACACCGAGGACGAGAAGGCCGCGTTCCGCCGGCACCCGGAGACGATGAAGCAGCTCCGGGCGGACATCTCGCGCATGTTCGCCGACATGTTCTCGAACGCGGTGGTGGACGCGAGCTCGCCGCAGCTCCAGGCCATCCACGCGGCCTGCGTCGCCAACCTCGAGAGCCAGGTCCGGGATCCCGTCCTGCGGGAGAAGCTCCGCCCCGACTACCGGGCCGGGTGCAAGCGGCTCGTGATGTCCGCGGACTTCTATCAGGCCATCCAGCGCCCGAACGCCGAGCTCGTCACCGAGGGGATCGAGCGGATCGAGCCGTCGGGGGTGCGGACCCGCGACGGCCGCCTGCACGAGCTCGACGTGCTGATCCTCGCCACCGGCTTCCGGGTCGACCGCTTCATGCGGCCGATGGAGGTCGTCGGGCGCGATGGCCTCGCGCTCGAGGAGGCCTGGCGCAAGGGCCCGATCGCCTACATGGCCATCTCGATCCCGGACTTCCCGAACCTCTTCATGCTCAACGGCCCGAACGGCCCGGTCGGGAACTTCTCGCTGATCGAGGTGGCCGAGCTCCAGCTCGGCTACGCCCTCCAGCTCGTGGACCGGATCCGCGCGGGCGAGTGCCGCGAGGTGTCGGCCTCGCGGGAGGCGACGGAGCGCTTCGACGCCGAACGGCGCCAGGCGACCCGCAAGACGATCTGGGCCAGCGGCTGCCGGAGCTGGTATCTCGACGCCGAGGGCGTGCCGGCCGTCTGGCCCTGGAGCTTCGATCGCCTGCGCGAGGAGATGGCGACGCCCCGCATCGCCGACTTCGAGCTGCGCTGA
- the mgtE gene encoding magnesium transporter, with amino-acid sequence MDPEPDASSAEPLSSADLLDAWPITSRDERLEGFRLLSRSEAEELFLGLAPGAQADLLLSLPREERRSWLRLLAPDDAADLLQAAPAGARPELLGQLDAPSRKEVQALLAYAEDAAGGLMSPRYARLRPELSVDEAIRYLREQARERLETIYYVYVLDEGQHLVGVVSFRELFAAAPGRTVRDIMHTDFVTVREHQDQEAVSRVFAATGYLAIPVVDAERRIQGIITVDDIVDVVQEEATEDIHKLGGMEALDAPYLSVAFGRMVRKRAGWLSALFLGEMLTATAMAYFEGEIARAVVLALFVPLIISSGGNSGSQASTLVIRAMALGEVRIRDWWRVIRRELAAGMVLGTVLGSIGFLRIVVWQSVSPLYGEHYLLVAVTVCASLIGVVTFGTLAGSLLPFVLRRLGFDPASASAPFVATLVDVTGLVIYFSVASVVLRGTLI; translated from the coding sequence ATGGACCCGGAACCGGACGCCTCCTCTGCCGAGCCGCTCTCGAGCGCCGACCTGCTCGACGCGTGGCCGATCACCTCCCGCGACGAGCGACTCGAGGGCTTCCGGCTGCTGTCGCGCAGCGAGGCCGAGGAGCTCTTCCTGGGGCTCGCGCCGGGCGCCCAGGCGGACCTCTTGCTCTCGCTGCCTCGCGAGGAGCGGCGCTCCTGGCTGCGCCTGCTCGCGCCCGACGACGCCGCGGACCTGCTGCAGGCGGCACCGGCCGGGGCGCGCCCGGAGCTGCTCGGCCAGCTCGACGCGCCCAGCCGCAAGGAGGTCCAGGCCCTCCTCGCCTACGCGGAGGACGCCGCCGGCGGCCTGATGAGCCCCCGCTACGCGCGGCTGCGCCCCGAGCTCAGCGTGGACGAGGCCATCCGCTACCTGCGCGAGCAGGCGCGCGAGCGGCTCGAGACCATCTACTACGTGTACGTGCTCGACGAGGGCCAGCACCTGGTCGGGGTCGTCTCCTTCCGCGAGCTCTTCGCAGCGGCGCCCGGCCGGACGGTGCGGGACATCATGCACACCGACTTCGTGACGGTGCGCGAGCACCAGGACCAGGAGGCGGTGAGCCGCGTGTTCGCGGCCACCGGCTACCTGGCGATCCCGGTCGTGGACGCCGAGCGCCGCATCCAGGGCATCATCACCGTCGACGACATCGTCGACGTGGTGCAGGAGGAGGCGACCGAGGACATCCACAAGCTGGGCGGCATGGAGGCGCTCGACGCGCCCTACCTCTCGGTCGCCTTCGGGCGCATGGTGCGCAAGCGGGCGGGCTGGCTGTCGGCGCTGTTCCTCGGCGAGATGCTGACGGCCACCGCCATGGCGTACTTCGAGGGCGAGATCGCGCGCGCCGTCGTGCTCGCCCTGTTCGTGCCGCTGATCATCTCGAGCGGCGGCAACTCCGGATCGCAGGCCTCGACGCTCGTGATCCGGGCGATGGCGCTCGGCGAGGTGCGGATCCGCGACTGGTGGCGCGTGATCCGCCGCGAGCTGGCGGCGGGGATGGTGCTGGGGACCGTGCTCGGCTCGATCGGCTTCCTGCGCATCGTGGTCTGGCAGTCGGTGAGCCCGCTCTACGGCGAGCACTACCTGCTCGTGGCCGTGACGGTGTGCGCGAGCCTGATCGGTGTCGTGACCTTCGGAACCCTCGCAGGCTCGCTCCTGCCCTTCGTCCTGCGCCGGCTCGGCTTCGACCCGGCCAGCGCCTCGGCCCCGTTCGTGGCGACGCTCGTCGACGTGACCGGGCTCGTGATCTACTTCTCGGTGGCGAGCGTGGTGCTGCGCGGCACGCTCATCTGA